aaagatgaaaaattcattttacttatcaaaatgtatcttcctacaacattaatttgacaatgggatttctcaactcaccaatcaaaactctgatcaatcaaaatttaaactgactctgacaaatcaaaatttaaactctctttcgatgtggcgtgtgtacaactttacgtcacacaaccgtgtttacatactctcatgcaaacacgcctctcgaccaatcagagcacgcgtactatttattttataaatgcgtgtagtggtcatcagtCACACTTCCCATTTCCATCATCATTTTATGTGGGCTGAGATTCAGTCGATCTGATATTGATGGTTTTCTCCGAGTAATCCAGTTTCCTCTATCAGAAAAAGTCAACTTGTGTGAGTAGGACCTTACACATTACAGGACATACACtgtatttacctgtgtataaggcaaccttttacagcctaaaaatcgGTCCAGAAAATGGCCttcgacttatacatgggtcaaaaactgagttcaggacaaatttttgtgtAACCATAGtgtacctgaaagaaaattctaagataaaagataagttttcaagaaaattctttcgcagaaatatgaaaaacttattttttggccCCAAAATGGGGGGTGTACTTATACACAGGATCGATTTATACATTGGGTAAATACCTGGTATTGATTGTagtttaaataaatgaaatggcCACCCTGTTAAAGTAGGTTAACGCCTGTGTCacaaatggaggttgggtgctcaaggatctggggactgaaaccaacaacccaaacccaggtcggtggaacaccccataagcctgccctacTCGCAACCCAGCTACGAGCCCCGGCTGCCACCCCTGACCCCAAATCAAGCAACCGTCAAACTGAATAGTGAGTTcaatggaaaaagaaagaaaaaaccaTTGGGGAGAGTCCCCAAGTCCCCTGAATAGTGAGGGGAGGGAGAGGAAATACTAGAAAGCCCACGAGCGCCACGACACCGAACGCTGAGCAAGGCACAATCACGAGGACATGCGCAGGCGCACGCCTAATATACAAAGAAGCCACTGACGGCTAGAACTGCcccttatttttttgcctGTCCATTcaaaatttctcttcttcgTTAACAACAATTTAGGGTATTGGTTTTGCTCATCAGATGCATCTTGTTTTCCAGAAATACGGAAAAGGACCCCGTTTGCAAAAAGTGTACCTATAACTTCAAAATGTATGGACAGGTAGTGAATTTTGTATgttaaaatgatttgtaatgatttattttgcaaagggtttTGAACCCAACCATGTATGCCTATTATGTAAACAACAGTCTTTCTCTCAGGATATCTTTAGTGTAGATGATCAGATTTCATCTCTGGTATTCCAGTCATTATAGGAATGATTATGTCAAGCAATGGCTGTAAAATGTTACACTTGATTGAGAGTAGCTGTGTTATGATTTCCttgttttataataattattatcattgttttgaatTGATAATAACTTTTactatataaacaccagtgttTTATTAGGATTAGGATAGGTTAGGTTAGGATTTCTGCCACTGAGAAAATCCATGTAAAaatatcagccaatcagaaatcaGGAAatcttctttaaattttaaccatttatcttgtcttttatattttgaacaaGATGCCggacatttttaatatttgtatttatttttttactgcaCTTTGTAGAGCTCCGAGTTTTCACTGGAATATTTTAAGCAATGAAATACATTTATCGGGGCTCTCGACTATATGGCATGGTTTTGGTTTATGGAATGGCTGATtcttgtttatataataaacagaataatacatggacgcttggagatatggaatttatcTTCTTGTGTTCACATTCGATATCTCAATCGTTGAcactgcgctcactcgttTGATATCGATGTGAACACTCAAAGATAAATTCCATATCCCCGCACgtccatgtattattctctattcaatatttcaaataatGTGGACTTGttaatgaaattttttcttgGCAGCCATCTTGTTGTGAATATTGTAACATAAGAGCAGCATTTGAGGGCAGCAAATGTTCCAGGTAATGCCTATACATACATGCTCTGCATAATAATTTTAAGTAACATGCTCCCATTTCGTTGATGTCTTTTGTATTGCAACATGCCTCGGAAGAATAAATGTTAAGGAAGCTTATACCAAGTGGAACCAATTTATCACTGCAAAATCTTGCTCTTGGAGATACTAAAGAGAATAAATGTttcacaatattattaaaaataattggtCTGCTGTAAGATAGTAGAAACATATAAGCAATTCACatcttctctgtttttatttttggattGTCTTTAAATTAATTCTTGACACCACCTCCGTCAGAAATATTATTCCTTTTCATCCTTTTTCAACAGTTTCAGGTTTCAGTTATGGTTTTATTTTCCATTCCATCTTAAAACTCTCTGTAAGTACATTAAGTAGTTTATGCATTTTGCACTGCCACATTGGCAgcctaaaaatattttgcttcTGTAGATGTTTGAGTTCGGAGAAAAAATATGGTTCTCCAGTTTCTTGTGAGCAGTGCAGATTAAACTGTGCTTTTGAGAAACCTGCAGAAGCCAGAGATAAGGTACATTAACATAGTTATATATGTAttgtgttattattattctttgtataaactggagtgccttatagggatttccaccactgagaaagaCCATACCTCCATGCGTAAAGTAACGATAATGTTATGTGTGTTTGAGGTTGtcaatcagctgctgacacaTCGCTCAttctatttagcgccatgaatgaatggcaagaCATTCTCTTCTAGAGGCGTGAATAAAGTTGACTTATTCTTGTTAGTAAGGCGTTTATACAATAAACAAAgccttctcgtgttcaacttgATCTCTCACTCGTTTGCAGGGCTCACtcaagaacattttaaaactTGAGGAGAAATTCCTTATCTTTGCCTTGGACACTACAATGATTTATGAGTTgaattttgtatttaaagGTTGATGGAAAAACCCTCTGTCTATTATGCACTTTGTCTTACAAGCGGATTCTtcataaagcaaaaaaaagagaaaagagagTGGGTGGACAAGATGCACACAAAAGAGAGCGGTTTGtgtaaaatttctttgaaactgCTACCTTTAACTCGGGTGTCAAAGTTGATGCCAGTTTAGTTGCTTTGGCCtttagttttaatttatcattttctgACTTAAAACTCCATGTAGGTGTTTATTCAAGAGTCATTGCGAAGGTATcacttttgaaaaagagaaagtttgTGCATATTCTGTTCccttgtaaaaataattaagacaGTGAAAAGCCCTCACTTTGCTTGAAATGCTTACTTTTAACATCCaggcccgggttgctcgaagcatggttagcgctaaccttcgttaaataccatggaaacctataggttttaatacctcttaaccaacggttagcgctaaccaggcttcgaacaaccggccccagAAGGCTTGTAGGATGATTTGCAATGAAGTGAAGCCCACTCTCTAATGTTATTGAGTTCTAGTCAAAGTTTATGAATAAACTCTTCTTTTCTGGTTCAAATCTGTGGCTGTGCTTGTTtgtagccaactggtctgcctcctgccagttgggattcttaacctgacTGTTAAGTTTATCGGAGTAGTTTAATGTTTCATTGGCCTTGAAATGCTCATGAAGGGAATGGAATGGTCAAGTAAGTGACATTACAGTAACatacatttacatttacaaaggaaatcaaaacatgcaaaacTCATGAAGACAGAGAACAATGACAGTCCTAAAGATGGAAAACCTTCGTCATTTGCTACTGCAGCACTGGAGAGAATTGGAAACAATAGAGGAAGTCCTTTAAACATTGGTATTTACAGCAGCATGACAAAGTGAGTTGGATAATATCTGCATTGCATTAAAtggtaatgatgatgatgatgatagttaataataataataatggatcaaatgattatgattatggGAATGTTAAACATGCCCATGGTATGAACGATGTCcaggagaaaaaataaatgggAATTTTGTccctttaaaatttgtttgtgAAAAAGCTAGAGTTACAGGCACAGTACTGAGGTTGCATAATAGTAtttttctaataataatttataatattgtttttgagaaattattgcatttttatttgatgAAAACAGCGATGCCAACAGTGAATCAATAATGTTGGAGTCACACATAACTGAACTTACAGAACTTAAAGAACAGGTATGGTGAAATGCCTGGTTGGAATGTTATTAGGATAGtgaaatttttgtgttgtaaTTAATTCAACCTCTGGTCATTCTCAGTGTTCTAAAgttgttttctgttgttttttcaccgtttttaaacttaaaagtCAAGGTTCAAACAGAAATGAGAATTCCACTGTCTTGGTTTTTATGGTTTTCAccagaatttcattttgactgATAGTGGAGAtatccttgtttttttaagaTGATAACAGCAATACTTATCATATGTATTTTTGCCCTCAAAATGAAGAAGATATTGTCTGTAAGAAAATCTCTTGTTTCTATCTCCCAGAAGCCAGAAAATGGAGCTGTTAGTGCTTACCTTTCGTGATGATGGCCAACAGTGGACCCTTCTTTTCGATCAGCATTTTAAGCCCCCAAAAGAACTATGCGGTCTTTGATACCCAACAATTTCAATAGATTGACTTATTCTCCTCCTCCCAAATCAAATTTGAATGCACTTGGTAATTAATGTTCTGATTGTTTCTAGTGTGTGTGGATTTGGTTGGATTTTTTAGTGATAAAACATTAGCTTCATTTCACTTCAGACTTCTTGAATGTTATCCTAGTGCTAAGTTGTGTATCTTGTTCACCAGGTTGTAAATCTCAAAAAGCAAGTTCAACAGAAAGAACAAGCGCTGattgaaaaggagaaaaaggtAACTTATTTGGAGGCAGTGTTTTCTGGTAGTTGCTGGGCTTTCATCTAGCCAATCGCAGTTCAAGTGCAGAGTTAGGCTGACTAGGTTTATTGTAAGTGGTCACCACGATGAAGGGTCCACCCACCCTGGtcagtttttctctgtccttgtgtgagTCCAATTCTGTTAGTAGGGCTAACACTCTCTTGGTCTATTAGGGTAGAAAACTAGCACTTCACACTACACTCTATGGTTAAATCTGTtcaaatataagtgctacacggctaACGTTTGCAAGAATGTAATCCTTCCTTGTACTTGTATATGAAGAAatggaaatgtttttgttacacagaaatattaatttcaGTAGAGTGTgatgcttaaaaaaaagataataataaatgctaGTGTATATATTGTGTGACATTTCTTACCCTCTTTTAACTTAGTTTAGCTCAATAAACTCAGTCTAAAGGGTATGCTTATTTCTATTCTCCAAATTTACTTTTATATTGACCTCACAGTTGTTCTTTCATAACTTAAGATAACGGAGCTCAAGGCTGAACATTGGGAAAAGGAGAAAGAATTTCGACAGAAGATTATCCAGATGCAGAAGGACAATGCAGACAGAATAGAAAGTCTTCAGGTTTGTGAAAATCATTCCAACGAAAAGTAGTGGTCCTGTCTGGGGTCATTTTTCATGTAGCTATTACAttccaggggcctgtttctcgaacgtcTCGAAACTTTTTGGGTGACATGAatccctttgtatcttcaataagaacgcgtttcaagctttgaaacttggcagttattaattttgcttttcttttcatctgaaaaatatcaaaagagcagcttttcacaaaagcaaatcatagtttcaagaattgctttttgtGCCCAATACGTTActgggtcttttgagaaatggCCCCCAGGGCACAGTTGTTGGaaggtaataattataacaccAACCTGTTATTTTTAAAGGAAATGAAGTTTCTGTGCTTCAAAATCATCATTATCTTCTGCTGGAAGGAAACAATTAACATAAATCCAGACAAGGGCTAGCACCAATCTAGGATGAGCTAAATCAGAATCTAAAAAAACTAGATTCAGTATTATTATCATGATTAATTTTAACAGTGGAGGTAATTACACAAGGCAGAAAGTGATAATTGGATGGTACAATATGAGATCTCTTTcactattttttattattatagttttgAGTACAATGCCAGAAATTTCATTGCCAGGTATTCTATATAATTTTCAGCATTGCCATAAGAGATGCTCCTTCCACACCccaataaaaaacaaattccatGCTCCTCTATCCTTGGTTATGATGTGCTTGaacattgattttattttcatgaaagaaaggaatagtttcaaaagaaactttgatGCTGGATTGCTttggaagtgaaacactaaaatttagCATCAAGTTAgttaagggtcaaatttccactgtgaagagatagtggagctgatgtttcgagatctaattagccctttgtcagagcaaatATATAGGGATTGTGGGTTTTGTGTGTTAACAAAGGAGGTGGAGGAGCTATGCCATTGCTGGAGAGGTATTTTAAGgatggtgcctactattgttattgtgcaTACGTTCTGTGCATCGCCAGATACtcagatttcctatcgccaatgcttactaatacagggatatttttgcgcagtttaaaactgtccagagaaagtagatcttagtaagtatttttgctatccaaagagaaaattgggggtaaccatgtatttttgaggaaaataattattactggtaagcttcaatttgagaaagaacaccatacattgctttgtattttaaagctttttacagatattattcatgaattatctttgaaaagtgcatggttacccccaattttctatttggatttcaataggacttgttaagatcaacatttcctgcataatcacacacgggggaaaaatatctttaattagtaggcactgtCCTTAATGCATTGTTTTCCTGCACAAATTACTGTACTTAAACAACTTAAATTTGCTCATATCAAACATTCTGTCTCTaaatttgaatgaataaaGCAATGTCATTTTAATcttgttatcatttttgtaACACAAAGCTGTgtaattttttcaataaatttcaggTAGAAAATCGAAACCTCAAACGACAGGTGTCATCACTTTCAAAAGCAGAGAAAGTTAAACCAGACAAACCTGTGGCAACTTCTGGCTGATGCAAGTTTatcaataaaattgttttttaattaacaattttcaacaataattattattattttatatttgtgATAAATTTTTAGCCCTTCAGTTAACAATTTTATCATTCTCATACAAGAGAGTATTTAACCTTGCTGCCTTGGAATCTTAAATTAGCTAAATGTAGGAATCTTTGCATTCTGGGTGTACAATACCTGTATAATAAGACTGTAAAGAAAGCCTGCATGCATTTGACTTGAAACTGTTTTTGTTACTGTTGTAATGTCCCAAATCACAGCAAGCTTAATGTTCAGCAATTTTGACCGTACATAACCTGCAACTTTCCCAAAGAACAACTGTTGTGGATAGAGCAAATATAAGTAGTAAATGTATTTGGTTTTCTCTATATGATCTGCAGGAACTTGAGTGTCTGAAGATGAACTAGGGCAGTTGTTTATGTATAGCTTGAAACTGGAGTGCAGACAAAATaactgaattaaaaaaaaattattgtagtcATTTACAACAGTTAAATACACGTACAAGCCTTCttattaaaagtaaaaagaagTAGCTATGTATTACAGTGTTgagaaaaggcaaaacaagGATGGCAACAGCATTGATTATGCCATTCTAAGCTgacattttactttttgtaATCATGTTAAAATTATGTATcttgataaattaaaaaaattaatgcaaaataaaGTTTGTCATGGAATACTCAAGTTTCACAGACATAAGCTTGAAGATCATTGTTTCACTGCAATGGTTAGAAAGAGGAAGGCAAAGACATGTGATCACAATGTAAAATCCGTTCTGAGAACATGGAGCAGCtattgttttctgttgttcATTACCTAATTAAATAATctctaatattattgttgtaaaCCATACATAGGATGTAAGAAGTTGTTTCATTCAGGTACCTTATTTGTTTGGCCAGAATGTCTTTATTTGTtaggacaaaataaatttttgcaTTAGTTTTTGACATGCGTTCCaagggcctgtttctcgaaagcctGTGAACATTTTGGGCCTcgaaagccagttgtcaaagtgcttgttttgaaaagatgatcttttaacatgtttctaatgaaaggaaaactaaaaggattgcaaagtttgatggcCTAGAACCTTGGCATTGTGaaaatataaagggaattgtagCACCCAAAACAGCCTGAAAAGTTatgggacttttgagaaacatgCCCCAGGACAGAGAGagttcttaaccctttcctgtccaaggggttccccagtgacgagtaaaatcgtctggcgttagagagagtaaaatctataagtgccctgagcgctcatttggcagttaaggggttaatggggacatagtttttgacgttgttaaccctttcccgtccaaggggttccccagtGACGactaaaatcgtctggcgttagacagagtaaaatctataagtgccctgagcgctcattcggcagttaaggggttaagaaCAAGTTACTGTGAGTCTTTTTTCAATCTGTCTcccctctttttttttttatccctcTATGCGCCTTTCATCTAACAAGTGTTAACTTTTAGTCAACTGTTCTTTGATGCTTCTCGTTGAATTGATGCCAAGATTCTCCTACTTTTGACCTCCTTGTCTTGAAGAGTTTTAATCTGTGAATCCTTTCGCTTAATCTCCTCTCTTGCTGTGAGGTACAAGCTGGAGATGTTTTTCTTTAGCACACTATTTTCATCTCTGAGCTTTTTCATCTGAAATTACAGTCAAACAAaagttaaaacattttttatggTTACAAGGTTAAGTTTTGCTTTGAACAGAATCATGGTGACCTGCACAGCAAGcattttccacaaaaaaaagagaatcCTTTGCTgattcttttaaaattgtcaaaggaGTGATAATAGCATGAGTCCGGTGTGAAATGGGTCAAGGGAAAACACAGTTTGGGATAAGTGGTATTGAGAAGGCATCAAGAAGTGTCTGTTTAGCCCTGAAGgcactttttttctgttaaacCAGTGAGAACTGGGAAAAAAACACTCATGGAAGCTTTTTATAAACACAGAAATGCTTGCAATGCAGGTTGACTTTGGAGTTTTAGATGTAAGTAATGATGTCAAACTAATCACTGATCAGTACTTACTTCTATTTCaagattttttattgttttcttgctCTCTTCATGGAGTTTCTTCAACTGAGAATCACACATTGAAACGAGAATGAATTAATTCACAATCAAGAAGCAAAAAGAGAGAGGGGGTGAAATCTGTCATAAATTACAGTAAAATCAGTGCATACATTTTAATAAACTTACTTATAACTTTGttaattacataattattgaGGAAAAGCAGGATTAAGTAGTAAGATTGTCAATGACTTGATTGTATGAattaatgtaataataattattactgttcaATAAGTAAGAGATTCAAAGGgtgtaaatatttttggatATGTGTGTTTCTATTGGCTGTTATGCTTTATTATATGAATAAATTTTCAACTAAGGATCTATTTTACCTCGGGGTATGTCATTTCTTGGTTGAGGTCAACTGACAAGTCTCCATATAAATCCAAATCTAGAGAATCTGTTGAAGATAAGACCATGCAGATATGTggttttatttaaattaatttatgttattttttgcttgtttgctttgtgttgtttgatttatgttttgctttgttatatatttcaACGATGTTAGAGGACTAAAGAAACACCTGTGCAGGGGCGTAGCATCCTTTACGGAAATACGCACGTGCGTACTTGAGAAATTGGGAAggttttttaaagattttctgtTATTGGTGAACGGCATCTGTGGTGAGGTGTCGTGACTTGACCttgtatttgcattttttttttaactgaaatgtCCTTCGGAAATTTTCGGAAATGGTATTTCCGAGACCCTAAACTTCAAAAATTTCTCggggggcatgcccccagaccagCTCTACTTTGGAGCGCCTTCGCCGCTCGGTACATTCGTGTGCGTACACCTTCAAAATCTGACGCTACGCCCCTGCTATGTGCAACATTTTTTCATCTTGAGCAACATTCACGTGGCGGCATTCTGAATGAAAGCCGGCAGTCAACTGACAGAATTTTAAAGTTGGCCAATatgtttgtattttcttctAGCCGCAAACGCAATCTCACTTACTATGTGGATTTCtaggtttctgaagaaactttGGTGCTGCGTCCGTGGGAgagtaaaaacaaatatttggtTATATCGAAGAAGTTGATAGAGGTTGAATagccaccgtgaaagatttagaaagctttgtcatctattgcataacctgcacgctatgtaAGAAAATCTACATTGGCGAAACCAGGAGAAGATTAGCGGACCACTTttgcgaacacctacgagacgtagaaaaaaacaattcaaagcggacagactgcaaatgatagtagttgctaaaaaatatatctgtgttgcaactgttcatcagaaGGATGCGTctaaaccagtcgcgcgccattttaatcttcataatcactcccaccacaacatgactatttgcgggctatccatACACCACGAGAAAGCcacaaaaatctcgaacaaaaattcatttttcaactgggtacacggTCTCACTTACTATGGTTTGTAACagaaaatttgacaatttt
This sequence is a window from Acropora palmata chromosome 6, jaAcrPala1.3, whole genome shotgun sequence. Protein-coding genes within it:
- the LOC141885431 gene encoding protein FAM76A-like encodes the protein MSLFACTHCNARHPFEQLSKGDQLCKDCRKTYPLVTCTYCRLEFHLLRNTEKDPVCKKCTYNFKMYGQPSCCEYCNIRAAFEGSKCSRCLSSEKKYGSPVSCEQCRLNCAFEKPAEARDKVDGKTLCLLCTLSYKRILHKAKKREKRVGGQDAHKRERKSKHAKLMKTENNDSPKDGKPSSFATAALERIGNNRGSPLNIGIYSSMTNDANSESIMLESHITELTELKEQVVNLKKQVQQKEQALIEKEKKITELKAEHWEKEKEFRQKIIQMQKDNADRIESLQVENRNLKRQVSSLSKAEKVKPDKPVATSG
- the LOC141885432 gene encoding uncharacterized protein LOC141885432 — its product is MEGNEDRVQKTEASDNKLNSSFMDKDEDSLDLDLYGDLSVDLNQEMTYPELKKLHEESKKTIKNLEIEMKKLRDENSVLKKNISSLYLTAREEIKRKDSQIKTLQDKEVKSRRILASIQREASKNS